Proteins found in one Erythrobacter sp. 3-20A1M genomic segment:
- a CDS encoding tetratricopeptide repeat protein encodes MGLNLDEQKAVDRFRQDVVEPSMKKLVILDFWAEWCGPCKALAPVLEKVAADYADKGVLLAKLDVDKEQFIASQFQVQSIPTVYALFQGQPVADLTSARTESQLKQMLDQILAQLPIEAGDDDAAPGQAGRQQQDIAQFVAMGEQVLADGEAERAAGIFQQVTEMEPGNVAAQAGLIRALVAADRVEEAQAALAALPDDVAKDPQIDQVRSALDFAGSEVDEVELDRLRKAADVNAPETQIEFAEAAFAAGHRDEAADVLLQMIETDREWNDGAARTSLLKIFEAIGLEDPWVVTTRRRLSKILFG; translated from the coding sequence ATGGGTCTCAATCTGGACGAACAGAAAGCCGTCGACCGTTTCCGGCAGGACGTGGTCGAACCGAGCATGAAGAAGCTCGTGATCCTCGATTTCTGGGCCGAATGGTGCGGCCCGTGCAAGGCGCTGGCCCCGGTGCTGGAAAAGGTCGCTGCGGATTACGCGGACAAAGGCGTGCTGCTCGCCAAGCTGGACGTGGACAAGGAACAGTTCATCGCCAGCCAGTTCCAGGTCCAGTCCATCCCCACCGTCTACGCGCTGTTCCAGGGCCAGCCGGTGGCCGACCTGACCAGCGCGCGGACCGAGAGCCAGCTGAAGCAGATGCTCGACCAGATCCTCGCCCAATTGCCCATCGAAGCGGGCGATGACGATGCGGCGCCGGGCCAGGCAGGCCGGCAGCAGCAGGATATCGCACAGTTCGTCGCGATGGGCGAGCAGGTGCTTGCCGATGGCGAGGCGGAGCGCGCCGCCGGTATCTTCCAGCAGGTGACCGAGATGGAGCCGGGCAATGTGGCCGCGCAGGCAGGGCTGATTCGTGCGCTGGTAGCGGCCGACCGGGTCGAGGAAGCGCAGGCCGCGCTCGCTGCGCTGCCGGACGACGTGGCCAAGGACCCGCAGATCGATCAGGTGCGCAGCGCGCTCGATTTCGCCGGTAGCGAGGTTGATGAAGTTGAACTCGACCGGCTGCGCAAGGCGGCGGACGTCAACGCTCCGGAAACGCAGATCGAATTCGCCGAGGCCGCCTTTGCGGCGGGGCATCGCGACGAGGCCGCCGATGTGCTGCTGCAGATGATAGAGACCGACCGCGAATGGAACGATGGTGCCGCCCGCACCAGTCTGCTCAAGATATTCGAGGCGATCGGGCTGGAGGATCCCTGGGTGGTGACCACACGGCGTCGGCTTAGCAAGATCCTGTTCGGATAA
- a CDS encoding helix-turn-helix transcriptional regulator: MQAEGVIRGLSALAQEHRLAAFRLLVQAGKQGVAAGVLADKLDVPPSSMSFHLAQLANAGLVTQRRESRSIIYSADYAAMNGLMGYLTENCCDGVSCSEDAACLPSPQRKSA; the protein is encoded by the coding sequence ATGCAGGCTGAAGGTGTAATTCGCGGATTATCCGCCCTGGCGCAGGAACATCGCCTCGCCGCGTTCCGCCTGCTGGTTCAGGCAGGCAAGCAAGGCGTTGCTGCCGGGGTTTTGGCTGACAAGCTCGACGTGCCTCCGTCTTCAATGAGCTTTCACTTGGCTCAGCTCGCCAATGCAGGGCTGGTCACGCAGCGTCGCGAAAGCCGCTCGATCATCTATTCGGCTGACTACGCCGCGATGAACGGCCTGATGGGTTACCTCACCGAAAACTGCTGCGACGGCGTGTCCTGTTCCGAGGATGCAGCTTGCCTCCCTTCTCCCCAACGAAAGAGCGCCTGA